Genomic window (Enterobacteriaceae bacterium 4M9):
CACGCTGGATAAGCAGAGCGTTCAGCAAAATCAGGGGCCGCAGCCGGGCAGGGCCGGGCGCGACAGGCCAGTCGTTATCATGCTTGACCCAGGCCACGGTGGTGAAGACCCCGGCGCCATTGGCAAATACAAAACCCATGAGAAAGACGTGGTGTTGCAGATTGCCCGCCGCCTGAAAGCGCTGATTGATAAAGAGTCCAATATGAAAGCGTATATGACGCGCAATGAGGACATCTTTATTCCCCTGGGCGTGCGCGTGGCGAAGGCGCGTAAGCAGCGAGCGGATCTGTTTGTCTCGATTCACGCCGATGCCTTTACCGACCGTTCGGCTCATGGCTCCTCAGTGTTTGCGCTGTCAACCAAAGGGGCGACCAGTACCGCGGCGAAGTATCTGGCACAAACCCAGAACGCCGCTGACCTGATTGGCGGCGTGGGAAAAAGCGGTGACCGCTATCTCGACCACACGATGTTCGATATGGTGCAGTCGTTGACCATTAACGACAGCCTGGCGTTTGGTAAAGCGGTGCTCACTCATATGGGTAACATCAACCGCTTGCATAAGCCGCGTGTGGAACAGGCGGGGTTTGCCGTACTCAAGGCACCGGATATCCCGTCAATTCTGGTTGAGACGGCGTTTATCAGCAATGTGGATGAAGAGCGCAAGCTGCGTACAGCGGCGTTTCAGCAGAAGGTGGCAGAATCAATTCTTAAAGGTATTCGCGCCTATTTTGCCAGTGATGCGATGCTGGCGCGGCGTGGATAGTCGAAAAGTATAAACAAGCGCCCTGCGGGGTAATGCTGGTCATTTAAGGTTTAGTGAGTGTTCCGTTCACTCGAAGCCCGGCAACAAATGAGATTTCATAAACGGTGAACGGGCAAAGAGGGCTACCGCAGCCCTCTTTGCAATCTCCGGCGGCCCCGCCAGGAAATCGCCGCTTCGCGGTGCGCTCCCCTCCCGGCCTTCAGCCTGCGGCCGGCTCCACGCAGCATCCATGCTGCGCATCGCCTCAGCCCGCCATCCCTGGCGGTCTGACCTTGTCTTCCGGACTTCCGGTTCGCCGATTTCAGCGGGGGTCAAC
Coding sequences:
- a CDS encoding AMIN domain-containing protein; amino-acid sequence: MSGDRLFSRRRLLQGAGAMWLLSVSPLGFAATSQVIAVRVWPASAYTRVTLESSRELKYRQFALSNPERVVVDIEGVQLNSVLKGLDNLVRADDPYIKSARVGQFDPQTVRLVFELRQNVSPHMFALAPVAEFKDRLVMDLYPANAASEQDPLMALLEDYNKGTLDKQSVQQNQGPQPGRAGRDRPVVIMLDPGHGGEDPGAIGKYKTHEKDVVLQIARRLKALIDKESNMKAYMTRNEDIFIPLGVRVAKARKQRADLFVSIHADAFTDRSAHGSSVFALSTKGATSTAAKYLAQTQNAADLIGGVGKSGDRYLDHTMFDMVQSLTINDSLAFGKAVLTHMGNINRLHKPRVEQAGFAVLKAPDIPSILVETAFISNVDEERKLRTAAFQQKVAESILKGIRAYFASDAMLARRG